The following coding sequences lie in one Rutidosis leptorrhynchoides isolate AG116_Rl617_1_P2 chromosome 4, CSIRO_AGI_Rlap_v1, whole genome shotgun sequence genomic window:
- the LOC139843579 gene encoding cationic peroxidase 1-like — protein sequence MASSVIFVCCLLLFTASLASAQLTANFYNRTCPTAMSIIQGGVSTAIGNERRMGASLLRLHFHDCFVNGCDASVLLDGGEKNAGPNANSIRGFEVIDTIKAQLEASCPGVVSCADLLTVAARDATVRLGGQTWNVVLGRRDSLTASLSTANTDLPSPFLDLPQLITQFANKGFSAQEMVALTGAHEIGQARCGVFKDRIYNETNIDPSFALSMQKNCPRTGGDANLAPLDNTTPNVFDNAFFRNLVNQRGLLHSDQQIYSGGSTNAQVDKYRLNSAAFFTDFANAMVKMGNLSPLTGSNGQIRTNCRRPN from the exons ATGGCTTCTTCTGTTATTTTCGTATGTTGCTTGTTATTATTCACTGCGTCATTGGCTTCGGCTCAATTGACTGCAAACTTTTATAACCGAACTTGCCCAACTGCCATGTCCATCATCCAAGGTGGTGTTAGCACCGCAATTGGTAATGAACGTCGCATGGGTGCCTCCTTACTTCGTCTCCATTTTCACGATTGCTTTGTTAAT GGATGTGATGCATCAGTTTTGCTTGATGGTGGAGAGAAAAATGCTGGACCAAATGCAAACTCTATAAGAGGATTTGAAGTGATCGATACGATTAAAGCTCAACTGGAAGCATCTTGTCCTGGTGTTGTCTCGTGTGCTGATCTTCTAACTGTTGCTGCAAGAGATGCGACTGTTCGA CTAGGTGGTCAGACATGGAATGTTGTTTTAGGAAGAAGGGACTCACTAACTGCGAGCTTATCGACTGCTAATACCGATCTCCCTTCACCATTTTTGGATCTTCCCCAACTAATCACGCAGTTTGCAAACAAAGGTTTTTCGGCTCAAGAAATGGTTGCGCTCACTG GAGCTCATGAAATAGGTCAGGCAAGATGTGGAGTATTTAAAGATCGCATTTACAATGAAACCAACATCGATCCATCATTCGCTTTATCTATGCAAAAAAATTGTCCTAGAACTGGAGGTGATGCTAATCTTGCTCCACTCGACAACACAACTCCAAATGTTTTTGATAATGCCTTCTTCCGTAACTTGGTAAACCAAAGGGGACTACTTCATTCCGATCAACAAATCTATAGTGGAGGTTCAACAAATGCTCAAGTTGACAAATACAGACTCAACTCGGCAGCTTTTTTTACAGATTTCGCGAATGCAATGGTAAAGATGGGAAACCTTAGCCCACTTACTGGTAGTAATGGTCAGATTAGGACCAACTGCAGGAGGCCAAACTAA